The following coding sequences lie in one Mucilaginibacter sp. KACC 22773 genomic window:
- a CDS encoding UDP-glucose--hexose-1-phosphate uridylyltransferase: protein METNNFDLKEHPHSRLNILTGDWILVSPHRTKRPWQGKVEATQANDRPAYDPQCYLCPTNKRADGSENPDYKGSFVFTNDYSSLLLNTPDGGLNDDELLVANSQKGICRVISFSPRHDLTLPQMETTEIRKVVDVWQSEFENLASYPWIKHIQIFENKGDIMGCSNPHPHGQIWAQNSIPVEVAKETQQQKSHFEQKGSSLLGDYLALELKRQERVIFQNDHFVVLVPFWAVWPYETMIISKRHVTSILYFTDEEKDALADAIKRLTVRYDNMFETSFPYSAGMHQSPVNMGEHPYWHWHMHFYPPLLRSATVKKFMVGYEMLANPQRDITAEYAAEKLRALSEIHYKAKGA, encoded by the coding sequence ATGGAAACTAATAATTTCGATCTTAAAGAGCATCCGCACAGTCGTTTAAATATTTTAACCGGCGATTGGATCCTGGTATCACCGCACCGTACCAAACGCCCGTGGCAAGGTAAGGTAGAAGCCACACAGGCTAACGACCGCCCCGCTTATGACCCGCAATGTTATCTTTGCCCAACCAACAAGCGTGCAGATGGCAGCGAAAATCCTGATTATAAAGGCAGCTTTGTTTTTACTAATGACTACTCATCGTTACTGCTAAATACGCCCGATGGCGGCCTTAACGATGATGAACTATTGGTAGCCAACAGCCAAAAAGGTATTTGCCGTGTTATCAGCTTTTCGCCCCGGCATGACCTTACGTTGCCGCAAATGGAAACTACGGAGATTCGTAAAGTGGTTGATGTTTGGCAATCTGAATTTGAAAACCTGGCATCATACCCCTGGATAAAACATATCCAAATATTTGAGAACAAAGGCGACATTATGGGTTGTAGCAACCCCCATCCTCACGGGCAAATCTGGGCGCAAAACAGCATCCCGGTTGAGGTAGCTAAAGAAACCCAGCAGCAAAAATCTCATTTTGAGCAAAAAGGCAGCAGTCTGCTTGGCGATTACCTGGCGCTTGAACTTAAACGCCAGGAACGCGTTATTTTTCAGAATGATCATTTTGTAGTACTGGTACCGTTTTGGGCAGTTTGGCCCTACGAAACCATGATCATCAGCAAAAGGCACGTTACCAGCATCCTTTATTTTACAGATGAAGAAAAGGACGCCCTTGCTGATGCCATTAAAAGACTCACCGTGAGGTACGATAACATGTTCGAAACCTCGTTCCCTTACTCGGCAGGTATGCACCAATCGCCGGTTAACATGGGCGAACATCCTTACTGGCACTGGCACATGCATTTTTATCCGCCGTTACTACGGTCGGCAACGGTAAAAAAGTTTATGGTTGGGTACGAGATGCTGGCCAACCCGCAACGCGATATTACTGCAGAATACGCTGCCGAAAAGCTGCGTGCACTAAGCGAAATTCATTACAAAGCGAAAGGAGCGTAA
- a CDS encoding DUF6717 family protein, which translates to MHADLEMVEGADIMLDYVGQGAREVELQLAEEPFENATPLQLIEDYRDHVGGGIYLLGRYNGEELNQKMWLCGVTEFVFGKLPEVIYFKKVETNKQ; encoded by the coding sequence ATGCATGCCGACCTGGAAATGGTTGAAGGTGCCGACATCATGCTTGACTATGTTGGCCAGGGTGCCCGCGAAGTAGAACTGCAGCTGGCCGAAGAACCTTTTGAAAACGCAACTCCGCTTCAACTTATTGAAGATTATCGCGATCATGTGGGTGGCGGTATTTACCTGCTTGGCCGATACAACGGCGAAGAGCTTAACCAAAAAATGTGGCTTTGTGGTGTTACCGAATTTGTGTTTGGCAAACTGCCAGAGGTTATTTATTTCAAGAAAGTGGAAACTAACAAGCAATAG
- a CDS encoding gliding motility-associated C-terminal domain-containing protein has protein sequence MVFNTKGNAQLVTIGSQPTSGCVGQPITFTAVASGVGVLPVYQWQVNGINVGFNQNKFTSSTLVNADVVQCRVSIPGPNGTFNTANSNALTMTILSPPVIVQHDTAICPGSTMVLQADVSGAAYAKYKPVDFSNQFNFNISTNTFGHQFVNCPTGNVTFNGIPYILYPWSDTFTGWNASNATGPDPRKLFIPVNEDGAVAINLLANTYFGVPGPASYVSVSFWANGAEVYKKDLIGDQDIRDFNAAQFTNQINNTSTTNVWSSPNRQNRLDNVRIQMPAPTRIDSIVVNDHGGNGQRLFIIGATVEKTPVALKWSTGETTPSITVAPMQPTTYTVMATNGVASCSGGSINVSFTTPVVPSISISQLTGNVCQGNSITFEAGVLNGGREPTLKWQVNGADAGTNSFIFTTNSLITGDIITCQVTPHNLCLTIPTATSNALTATLLPQPVVDAGPNVTIHQGDAIQLKATATGDIMTTKWSPATGLDNPGILNPIATPNQTTKYTLLVQNQNTCTATDSLIIKVLPLDVVIPNAISPNHDGVNDVWDIQHLDQFATCTVNIFNRYGQKLFTSTGYAHPWDGTYKNRRLPAGTYYYIIDLKDGSAVRSGYVVLVY, from the coding sequence TTGGTATTTAATACAAAAGGTAATGCACAGTTGGTTACCATCGGTTCGCAACCAACCAGCGGCTGTGTTGGGCAGCCTATTACATTTACAGCAGTGGCCTCAGGTGTGGGCGTATTACCGGTTTACCAATGGCAGGTAAACGGAATTAACGTTGGATTCAATCAAAATAAATTTACCAGTAGTACACTTGTTAATGCCGATGTGGTGCAATGCAGGGTAAGTATCCCTGGGCCTAACGGTACATTTAATACCGCCAACAGCAACGCCCTTACCATGACCATCCTTTCGCCGCCTGTTATTGTGCAGCATGATACCGCTATTTGCCCTGGCAGCACTATGGTACTCCAGGCCGATGTTTCCGGCGCCGCCTATGCCAAATACAAACCGGTCGATTTTTCAAACCAGTTCAATTTCAACATCTCTACCAATACTTTTGGGCACCAGTTTGTTAACTGCCCTACGGGGAATGTCACATTCAATGGTATCCCTTATATCCTTTACCCATGGAGTGATACCTTTACCGGCTGGAATGCAAGCAACGCTACCGGACCCGATCCGCGTAAACTTTTTATTCCCGTTAACGAGGATGGTGCTGTGGCCATCAACCTGCTGGCCAATACCTATTTTGGCGTACCCGGCCCGGCGTCGTATGTAAGCGTAAGCTTTTGGGCCAATGGTGCCGAGGTGTACAAAAAAGACCTTATAGGCGACCAGGACATCCGCGACTTTAACGCTGCCCAGTTTACCAACCAAATCAATAACACCAGCACTACAAACGTGTGGTCATCGCCCAACCGGCAAAACCGGTTAGATAATGTGCGCATCCAGATGCCTGCACCAACGCGTATAGACAGCATTGTGGTAAATGATCATGGCGGCAACGGCCAGCGCCTGTTCATCATTGGCGCCACCGTTGAGAAAACACCCGTTGCCCTTAAATGGTCAACCGGCGAAACCACCCCATCCATCACTGTAGCCCCAATGCAGCCAACAACTTATACCGTAATGGCTACAAATGGGGTAGCCAGTTGTAGCGGTGGCAGCATCAATGTAAGCTTTACTACGCCGGTAGTGCCGTCAATAAGTATCAGTCAGTTAACCGGCAACGTTTGCCAGGGCAACTCTATCACTTTTGAGGCAGGAGTGCTTAACGGTGGCAGGGAGCCTACGCTTAAATGGCAGGTAAATGGCGCCGACGCCGGTACCAACAGCTTTATATTTACTACCAACAGCCTTATAACCGGCGATATAATAACCTGCCAGGTAACCCCACACAACCTGTGCCTTACTATACCCACAGCAACAAGCAATGCACTTACAGCAACGCTGTTACCGCAACCTGTAGTTGATGCAGGCCCCAACGTAACCATTCACCAGGGCGATGCCATCCAGTTAAAAGCCACTGCAACCGGCGATATAATGACCACGAAATGGAGCCCTGCCACCGGGCTTGATAACCCAGGCATACTCAACCCCATAGCAACCCCAAATCAAACAACCAAATACACCTTGCTGGTGCAAAACCAAAATACATGTACGGCTACCGACAGCCTGATTATAAAAGTGCTGCCGCTTGATGTGGTGATCCCCAACGCCATCAGCCCCAACCACGATGGTGTAAATGACGTATGGGATATTCAGCACTTAGATCAGTTTGCTACCTGTACGGTAAATATATTTAACCGCTACGGCCAAAAGCTTTTCACATCCACCGGCTACGCCCATCCGTGGGATGGAACCTATAAAAACAGGCGCCTTCCTGCGGGCACCTATTATTACATTATTGATTTGAAGGATGGCAGCGCAGTACGATCGGGGTATGTGGTGCTGGTGTATTGA
- a CDS encoding aldose epimerase family protein — translation MNHLFKNLSLIMVPACLSLAACNQPSTQQKTSMTDSTKTDSTKSFAAAFESTINGKQTHLYTLKNKNGVTATFTNYGGRIVSLLVPDKNGKLTDVVLGYESVEGFEKSTEPYYGATIGRFGNRIAKGHFKIDGKDYQSSINNPPNTLHGGKNGYQSVVWDAKQIDSTTLELTYLSKDMEEGFPGNLTIKVVYSLTDNNEFKCVYEAQTDKTTVVNLTNHAFFNLNGEGSGTILNHLVQIDADNYTPVDAGLIPTGKIELVKGTPFDFTKPETIGKRINDDNQQLKNGKGYDHNFVLNKHDITIPIATVTGDKSGIKMEVYTEEPGMQFYSGNFMQAKNAMKRGIKDEFRTSFAMETQHYPDSPNQPQFPSTELKPGETYKTQSLYKFSVIK, via the coding sequence ATGAATCACTTATTTAAAAATCTATCATTAATTATGGTACCGGCCTGCCTATCTTTGGCAGCTTGTAATCAACCATCAACCCAACAGAAAACCAGTATGACAGATAGCACCAAAACGGATAGCACCAAATCATTCGCTGCTGCATTTGAATCAACCATCAATGGTAAACAAACTCATCTTTACACCCTTAAAAACAAAAATGGCGTTACCGCTACCTTTACCAATTATGGTGGGCGTATAGTAAGCCTGCTGGTACCCGATAAGAATGGTAAACTTACTGATGTAGTTTTAGGTTATGAAAGTGTAGAAGGTTTTGAAAAATCAACTGAACCTTATTATGGCGCTACCATAGGCCGTTTTGGTAACCGGATTGCCAAAGGTCATTTTAAAATTGATGGTAAAGATTATCAGTCATCTATCAATAATCCGCCAAATACGTTGCATGGCGGTAAAAACGGATATCAGAGTGTTGTTTGGGATGCCAAACAAATTGATTCGACCACCCTGGAGCTTACCTACCTGTCAAAAGATATGGAAGAAGGTTTCCCAGGCAATCTTACCATAAAGGTGGTTTATAGCCTTACCGACAACAACGAATTTAAATGCGTTTACGAAGCCCAAACCGATAAAACAACCGTGGTAAACCTAACCAACCACGCGTTTTTTAACCTGAACGGCGAAGGGAGTGGCACTATCCTTAATCATTTGGTACAAATTGATGCGGATAATTATACCCCGGTTGATGCCGGTTTAATCCCCACAGGTAAAATTGAGCTGGTAAAAGGTACGCCGTTTGATTTTACCAAACCAGAAACTATTGGTAAACGCATTAATGACGATAATCAGCAGCTGAAAAACGGCAAAGGTTACGATCATAATTTTGTGCTTAACAAACACGATATCACAATCCCGATTGCTACCGTAACCGGTGATAAAAGTGGTATTAAAATGGAAGTTTATACCGAAGAGCCCGGTATGCAGTTTTATAGTGGTAACTTTATGCAGGCCAAAAACGCCATGAAACGCGGTATTAAGGACGAATTTCGTACCTCGTTTGCAATGGAAACCCAGCACTACCCCGATTCGCCAAACCAGCCGCAATTTCCATCAACCGAACTTAAGCCGGGCGAGACTTATAAAACTCAATCGCTGTATAAGTTTTCGGTGATAAAATAA
- a CDS encoding KTSC domain-containing protein — protein MKKIVDYRKLLNVTEAAELQELKSNYRNMMKTWHPDKFQDESRVEAEEKSKTIIEAYHFLVSIAPETRAQSLTEYTATTTLSNIADFEYKSQVLKIAFLDGNEYEYFDVPKAVYVKLINADSPGRFARRHIYNEYVYRSVSRLVATA, from the coding sequence ATGAAAAAAATTGTCGACTACAGGAAGCTTTTAAATGTTACCGAAGCTGCAGAACTACAGGAATTAAAATCAAACTACCGCAATATGATGAAAACCTGGCACCCGGATAAGTTCCAGGACGAAAGCAGGGTTGAAGCGGAAGAAAAAAGCAAGACCATTATTGAAGCTTACCACTTTTTGGTAAGTATAGCGCCCGAAACCCGTGCGCAATCATTAACCGAATATACCGCCACTACCACGCTATCAAACATTGCCGACTTTGAATACAAATCGCAGGTATTAAAAATTGCCTTTTTGGATGGTAACGAATATGAGTACTTTGATGTACCTAAAGCGGTTTATGTAAAACTGATTAATGCTGATTCGCCGGGAAGATTTGCCCGCAGGCATATTTACAACGAATATGTTTACCGCAGCGTGAGCAGGTTGGTAGCTACTGCGTAG
- a CDS encoding gamma-glutamylcyclotransferase family protein encodes MTAINRYLFVYGTLLTQGNPYAAYLQQHCRLVGEGKFRGRLYDIGEYPAAINDVNSNLFVYGSIYLMDDAVEILSVIDEYEGIGPSEPEPHEYTRSLTNIETENGIVACWVYIYKWPLEGKFQITKGDYLQYLKQKQ; translated from the coding sequence ATGACGGCAATTAACCGGTATTTATTTGTTTATGGAACTTTATTGACCCAGGGTAACCCTTATGCCGCTTATTTACAGCAACATTGTAGGTTGGTTGGCGAAGGTAAATTCAGAGGGCGACTTTATGATATAGGCGAATATCCGGCAGCAATTAATGATGTAAATAGTAATTTGTTTGTATACGGCAGCATTTATTTGATGGATGACGCTGTTGAAATTTTATCTGTTATTGATGAATATGAAGGAATAGGCCCAAGTGAGCCTGAGCCTCATGAGTATACCAGGAGCCTGACTAATATTGAGACAGAAAATGGAATTGTTGCCTGTTGGGTATATATTTATAAATGGCCGCTCGAAGGGAAGTTTCAAATAACCAAAGGCGATTATCTGCAGTATCTCAAACAAAAACAATAG
- a CDS encoding DUF4382 domain-containing protein yields MKKLLLFAAALSLSLFSCKKDSNNSAGGTSHVTVKMTDAPGAFDAVILNVKSVVVVTDKGENTLDVNGGPIDILRFRAGKDTVLAAQDIPAGTIQQIRLVLNDSGNRVVVAGVSHDLTTPSGQTSGVKLNVHDNLTAGVAYTLRLDFDAAQSIVLTGNGKYILKPVIRAIPQAVSGALSGVVSPAASSPKVFAITGADTVGTVADATGKFYFSGLAAGTYNVQFVPVSPYVAKTVTGVTVVNGSVKDMGTVTITQ; encoded by the coding sequence ATGAAAAAGTTACTTTTATTTGCCGCTGCACTCAGCCTTTCGTTGTTCTCTTGTAAAAAGGACAGCAACAACAGTGCAGGCGGCACATCGCACGTAACTGTGAAGATGACCGATGCCCCTGGCGCTTTTGATGCCGTTATCCTGAATGTTAAAAGCGTAGTTGTAGTTACCGATAAAGGGGAAAATACACTTGATGTAAACGGCGGCCCGATAGACATCCTAAGGTTTAGGGCGGGTAAAGATACCGTGCTGGCTGCACAGGACATCCCGGCCGGCACTATCCAGCAAATAAGGCTGGTTTTAAACGACTCCGGCAACCGGGTAGTTGTAGCCGGCGTATCTCACGACCTGACCACGCCCAGCGGACAAACATCAGGCGTAAAGCTCAACGTACACGACAATTTAACTGCAGGCGTGGCCTACACCCTCCGTTTAGATTTTGACGCGGCACAGTCGATCGTATTAACCGGAAACGGCAAATACATACTGAAACCAGTGATAAGGGCAATACCACAGGCTGTTTCGGGTGCATTAAGCGGTGTAGTATCGCCTGCCGCGTCGTCTCCTAAAGTGTTTGCAATTACCGGCGCCGATACCGTTGGTACTGTGGCCGATGCTACGGGCAAATTCTACTTTTCGGGCCTGGCAGCAGGCACTTACAATGTACAGTTTGTACCGGTAAGCCCCTATGTTGCTAAAACCGTTACCGGGGTAACCGTGGTAAACGGTTCGGTGAAGGATATGGGTACAGTAACCATTACCCAGTAA
- a CDS encoding RluA family pseudouridine synthase codes for MKFPKFADLILFENDDVIVVNKPPFLSSLDEREGGEVNLLRLAKGYWEDAQICHRLDKETSGALIIAKNPEAYRMVSMQFEKRQVKKVYHAIIDGTHTFDNLLIDLPILNVGKGNVTISRQEGKRAETWFQSLKYFKHYTLVECRPVTGRMHQIRIHLATQRASIAGDEMYKGEPVFLSKIKRKYHLGKDQEELPIMKRFALHAYEVTFKIPPGTEITIHAPYPKDFETLLKLLEKFDS; via the coding sequence ATGAAGTTTCCGAAATTTGCCGACCTGATACTATTTGAGAACGATGATGTTATTGTAGTTAATAAACCCCCTTTTTTGAGTTCGCTCGACGAGCGTGAAGGTGGCGAGGTGAATTTATTGCGACTGGCTAAAGGATATTGGGAAGATGCACAAATTTGTCATCGCCTGGATAAAGAAACTTCGGGGGCGCTTATTATTGCCAAAAACCCGGAAGCTTACCGAATGGTATCGATGCAATTTGAAAAACGGCAGGTAAAAAAGGTGTACCATGCGATTATTGACGGCACCCATACCTTTGATAACTTACTGATTGACCTGCCGATATTAAACGTGGGCAAGGGCAACGTAACGATTAGCAGGCAGGAAGGCAAACGTGCCGAAACCTGGTTTCAATCACTAAAATACTTTAAGCATTATACATTGGTGGAGTGTCGTCCGGTAACAGGCCGTATGCACCAGATAAGGATTCACCTGGCTACCCAAAGGGCTTCAATAGCCGGCGATGAAATGTACAAGGGTGAACCTGTATTTCTATCTAAAATAAAACGGAAATATCATTTAGGGAAAGACCAGGAAGAATTACCTATCATGAAACGCTTTGCGCTGCATGCATACGAAGTTACATTCAAAATACCCCCCGGGACAGAAATCACCATACATGCCCCCTATCCCAAGGATTTTGAAACGCTGCTGAAACTGTTAGAAAAATTTGATAGTTAA
- a CDS encoding XdhC family protein, whose product MKELKDIITAFDAAHNAGRQTALATVVHVEGSSYRRAGARMLITEDGQLTGAISGGCLEGDALRKARLVMAQNKPMLVTYDTTDDDDAKFGVGLGCNGIIHIMIEPIFADRQDNPIQLFKQFLSKREPVVLITLFTINDKQAPQPGTCLLLNKDEEITGQFPDDAIKDALLQDAKHVLANGNSVTKTYLYGDKFTCFIELMQPAVSLVIFGAGNDTIPLVQIAAALGWIIHLVDGRANYAVPERFPLVGKITISKPEYALQHVKIDERTVIILMTHNYNYDACVLKQLLPLSPSYIGVLGPKKRLQRMLDEFAGEGITATPQQLESVFGPAGLDIGSENADEIALSIIAEMQAVLKGRSGTSLRYKTSIHNHVPQQIVHQSMP is encoded by the coding sequence GTGAAAGAACTTAAAGATATAATAACGGCATTTGATGCCGCACATAATGCCGGCAGGCAAACCGCGCTGGCTACGGTTGTACACGTAGAGGGTTCATCTTATCGACGCGCCGGCGCCCGCATGCTCATTACCGAAGATGGGCAACTTACAGGTGCCATTAGCGGCGGCTGCCTGGAGGGCGACGCCCTGCGCAAGGCCCGCCTGGTGATGGCCCAAAACAAACCCATGCTGGTTACTTATGATACTACCGACGATGATGATGCCAAGTTTGGCGTTGGCCTGGGCTGCAATGGCATTATCCACATTATGATTGAACCTATTTTTGCTGATAGGCAGGATAACCCGATACAGCTATTTAAACAATTTTTGAGCAAACGCGAACCTGTGGTGCTTATCACCCTGTTTACCATAAACGATAAGCAGGCACCGCAGCCCGGCACTTGTTTGTTACTAAATAAGGATGAAGAAATAACCGGACAATTCCCCGATGACGCTATTAAGGATGCCCTGTTGCAAGATGCCAAACACGTTTTGGCCAATGGCAATTCGGTAACCAAAACTTATTTATATGGCGATAAATTTACCTGCTTTATTGAGCTGATGCAACCCGCAGTATCGCTTGTAATATTTGGTGCCGGCAATGATACCATACCGCTGGTACAGATAGCCGCTGCGCTGGGTTGGATAATTCACCTGGTAGATGGACGCGCCAACTACGCTGTTCCGGAGCGGTTCCCGCTGGTGGGCAAAATCACCATATCCAAACCGGAATACGCTTTACAACATGTAAAAATAGATGAGCGTACTGTAATTATTTTGATGACACACAACTATAATTACGATGCCTGCGTATTAAAGCAGCTACTGCCACTCAGCCCCTCCTACATCGGGGTGCTGGGACCAAAAAAACGGTTACAAAGAATGCTGGATGAGTTTGCCGGTGAAGGTATAACGGCTACCCCGCAACAATTGGAAAGCGTATTTGGGCCGGCGGGTTTGGATATAGGATCTGAAAATGCCGATGAAATTGCCCTCTCTATCATTGCCGAAATGCAGGCGGTGCTAAAGGGTAGGTCAGGAACATCATTACGTTATAAAACAAGTATCCATAACCATGTACCGCAGCAAATTGTACATCAATCTATGCCTTAA
- a CDS encoding nucleotidyltransferase family protein: MTGIIILAAGSSSRFGSPKQNLVYQGKTLLQRAIQTALTSACCDCAVVVLGANEGEIRPNISDQQVNIVYNPDWQEGMASSIRLGIAQLMYLEPLITSAILMLCDQPFVDPLLLYQLTERKTENDTGIIACEYKNTLGVPALFDKKYFVKLMKLTGSEGAKTIINAYPDDVMSVPFGLGAIDIDTIDDFERLNRE, encoded by the coding sequence ATGACGGGGATAATTATACTTGCTGCCGGCTCTTCAAGCCGCTTCGGATCGCCAAAACAGAACCTGGTTTACCAGGGCAAAACATTATTGCAACGCGCCATACAAACCGCTTTAACTTCGGCCTGCTGCGATTGCGCTGTAGTAGTATTGGGAGCCAACGAAGGCGAAATACGCCCCAACATATCCGATCAGCAAGTTAATATTGTTTATAACCCCGACTGGCAGGAAGGCATGGCTTCATCAATCCGCCTGGGAATAGCCCAGCTAATGTACTTAGAGCCACTGATTACGTCGGCAATCCTGATGCTTTGCGATCAGCCCTTTGTTGACCCGCTGCTACTTTATCAATTAACCGAACGCAAAACCGAGAATGATACAGGGATAATAGCCTGCGAATATAAAAACACACTGGGTGTGCCCGCTTTGTTTGATAAAAAGTATTTCGTCAAATTAATGAAGCTAACAGGCAGTGAAGGGGCAAAAACCATCATCAATGCCTACCCGGACGATGTTATGTCGGTACCGTTTGGCCTGGGTGCCATTGATATTGATACAATCGATGATTTTGAACGATTGAACCGGGAATGA
- a CDS encoding glutamine synthetase beta-grasp domain-containing protein, translating to MATKLEYIWLDGYKPTQSLRSKTKIVKDFSGKVEDLDNWSFDGSSTEQAPGGSSDCILKPVFVCPDPQRKSAYLVMCEVLDSTGKPHESNGRALIQDDDNDFWFGFEQEYFLWDPKTNKPLGFPAGGYPGPQGPYYCSVGANNAYGREIVEEHLDVCLEAGLNVEGINAEVAAGQWEFQIFAKGAKEAGDQIWVARYLLERIGESYGVSINWHCKPLGQLDWNGSGMHANFSNTTLRTANSKATFEAICESFRPAVSECIAVYGADNDQRLTGKHETASITDFSYGVSDRGASIRIPLYAVEHNWSGYLEDRRPNSAADPYKVAAVIIKTVKTAKV from the coding sequence ATGGCAACTAAACTCGAGTACATTTGGCTTGATGGGTACAAACCAACACAAAGCCTGCGTAGCAAAACAAAAATCGTTAAGGATTTCAGCGGTAAAGTAGAAGATCTGGATAACTGGAGCTTTGACGGCTCATCAACTGAACAAGCACCAGGTGGTTCATCAGATTGTATCTTAAAACCAGTTTTTGTATGCCCGGATCCACAAAGAAAAAGCGCTTACCTTGTTATGTGCGAAGTTTTAGATTCAACAGGAAAACCTCACGAGTCAAACGGTCGTGCCCTTATACAGGATGATGATAATGATTTCTGGTTTGGTTTTGAGCAGGAATACTTTTTATGGGATCCTAAAACCAACAAACCGCTTGGTTTCCCGGCTGGTGGTTACCCAGGCCCGCAAGGACCATACTATTGCTCGGTAGGCGCAAACAATGCTTACGGCCGCGAAATTGTTGAAGAGCACTTAGACGTGTGTTTGGAAGCCGGCTTAAATGTTGAAGGTATCAACGCCGAAGTAGCAGCAGGTCAGTGGGAATTCCAGATCTTCGCTAAAGGCGCTAAAGAAGCTGGTGACCAAATCTGGGTTGCACGTTATTTATTAGAAAGAATTGGTGAAAGCTATGGCGTATCTATCAACTGGCATTGCAAACCGCTTGGTCAGTTAGACTGGAACGGTTCTGGCATGCACGCTAACTTCTCAAACACTACCTTACGTACTGCAAACAGCAAAGCTACTTTCGAAGCTATCTGCGAGTCATTCCGCCCGGCTGTTTCTGAGTGTATCGCTGTATATGGTGCCGATAATGATCAGCGCTTAACCGGTAAACACGAAACTGCTTCTATTACCGACTTTAGCTATGGCGTATCAGATCGTGGTGCTTCTATCCGTATCCCACTTTATGCAGTTGAACACAACTGGAGTGGTTACCTGGAAGATCGTCGTCCTAACTCGGCTGCCGATCCATACAAAGTGGCTGCGGTGATTATTAAAACTGTAAAAACAGCTAAAGTTTAA